TGCGCTGCCTGAACGGCCTGGAGGAGATCGATTCCGGGGAAATCGTCATCGACGGCGTACCCCTGGACGACGATCCCCGAAACCGGCTGACCATCCGAACCGAGGTGGGCATGGTCTTCCAGTCCTTCAACCTGTTTCCGCACATGACCGTGCTGCAAAACATCAACCTGGCTCAGGAGCAGGTCCGGGGGAAATCCCGGAAAGAGGCCGAGGAAACCACCATGGCCCTGCTCGCCCGGGTCGGCCTGACGGACAAGGCCCGGGCCTATCCAGCCCAGCTTTCCGGCGGTCAGCAGCAGCGCGTGGCCATTGCTCGAGCCTTGGCCATGCATCCCAAGGTGATGCTCTTTGACGAGGCCACCAGCGCCCTGGACCCGGAAACCATCGGCGAAGTCCTGGAGGTAATGAAGGGCCTGGCCCGTGACGGCATGACCATGGTCGTGGTCACCCATGAAATGGGCTTTGCCCGTGAAGCCGGTGACCGGGTGATCTTCATGGAGGACGGGCGACTCCTGGAGGAAGCCTCCAGCGACGACTTTTTCAGCAACCCGAGACAAGAGCGCACCCGCGACTTTCTTGGCCAAATTCTGTGCGGACCGGTCCCAGGTCCAGCGGAGTCAACCCCTAACGCGAAGGAGAACATATGAACCCGACACGTAAACTCGTCCTTACGGCCCTGGCGGCCTGCCTGATCCTGCTGCTCGCCGCCGTGGCCCAGGCCCAGAACATCAGTCAGCAGATCACCAGGGAAAGCACCCTGACCGGAATCATGGAGCGCGGGGCGCTCCGGGTGGGCTTCGATACCTTCGTGCCCTGGGCCATGCAGGACAAGACCGGAGAATTCATCGGCTTCGAGATCGACGTGGCCAAGCGTTTTGCCGAGGACCTGGGCGTGCGCGTCGAACTCGTGCCCACGGCGTGGCGGGGGATCATCCCGGCCCTGCTCACGGGGAAGTTCGACCTGCTCATCGGCGGAAT
This genomic window from Desulfonatronum sp. SC1 contains:
- a CDS encoding amino acid ABC transporter ATP-binding protein, encoding MISVRDIVKTYPGGLRALDHVSLSVRQKEVVVIIGPSGSGKSTLLRCLNGLEEIDSGEIVIDGVPLDDDPRNRLTIRTEVGMVFQSFNLFPHMTVLQNINLAQEQVRGKSRKEAEETTMALLARVGLTDKARAYPAQLSGGQQQRVAIARALAMHPKVMLFDEATSALDPETIGEVLEVMKGLARDGMTMVVVTHEMGFAREAGDRVIFMEDGRLLEEASSDDFFSNPRQERTRDFLGQILCGPVPGPAESTPNAKENI